A window of the Lolium perenne isolate Kyuss_39 chromosome 7, Kyuss_2.0, whole genome shotgun sequence genome harbors these coding sequences:
- the LOC127312170 gene encoding uncharacterized protein has protein sequence MGSLGPAASVSKINDGAAAVGGQHQQKKMECGVFSCSFRMPLHYPRYKKADYKAMLDWRVDCLLREYGLPVAGDVNDRRRFAMGAFLWPGQY, from the coding sequence ATGGGATCCTTGGGCCCTGCCGCGAGCGTGAGCAAGATCAACGACGGTGCGGCGGCCGTCGGCGGCCAGCATCAGCAGAAGAAGATGGAGTGCGGCGTGTTCAGCTGCAGCTTCCGGATGCCGCTGCACTATCCGCGGTACAAGAAGGCGGACTACAAGGCGATGCTAGACTGGCGCGTCGACTGCCTGCTCCGGGAGTACGGCCTCCCGGTCGCCGGCGACGTCAACGACAGGAGGCGTTTCGCCATGGGAGCCTTCCTCTGGCCCGGCCAGTACTGA